A region of Oceanicoccus sp. KOV_DT_Chl DNA encodes the following proteins:
- a CDS encoding MaoC/PaaZ C-terminal domain-containing protein — protein sequence MSNKNKGKRLYFEDCNEGDRYLTVKYPVTAEEIIEFANKWDPQPWHIDEQQAKASFFGGLTACSAHIFSIFSIISQQWENGVVQQAFAGLGFDEMRMLKPVYAGDTLQCESVISMVRESKSQPDCGIVTYSTTLFNQNSEAVFSIKASSLMKKNPDRN from the coding sequence ATGTCAAATAAAAATAAAGGCAAGCGGCTGTATTTTGAAGATTGCAATGAAGGTGATAGGTATTTAACAGTAAAGTACCCGGTGACAGCTGAAGAGATTATCGAGTTTGCTAACAAGTGGGATCCACAACCCTGGCATATTGACGAGCAGCAGGCTAAGGCTTCGTTCTTTGGTGGTTTAACTGCGTGCTCGGCACATATTTTTTCTATTTTTTCTATTATCAGTCAGCAGTGGGAAAACGGTGTGGTACAACAGGCTTTTGCTGGTCTGGGCTTTGATGAGATGAGGATGCTGAAACCGGTTTATGCTGGTGACACATTACAGTGTGAAAGCGTGATTAGTATGGTGCGTGAATCAAAAAGCCAACCGGACTGTGGCATCGTAACCTATAGCACCACTTTATTTAATCAAAACAGTGAGGCGGTGTTTAGTATTAAGGCCAGCTCTTTGATGAAAAAAAATCCCGATCGTAATTAG
- a CDS encoding NAD(P)-dependent oxidoreductase: MKVLVTGGTGFVGSHVARQLLASGHDVCLLVRSVEKAQRYYAQFDIAAPSYIQGDITDKLSVEKALLGCEAVVHAAAGTPINIDSVDALFAINVGGVKNVVAAALAQGVTRIVCISSITAIFNTDGSKVTADAEPVPSKMPYGQSKVEAEWYLRQLQAEGKPIAIVYPGGIIGPEDPGFSDTFKALKHRVENGFRLFDDGGMQHVDVRDLAALINSLIVDGGSGRFLIPGVYRSWVQLADIVESVSGCTLQRIPAKGWKLRLIGSITDVLRKFKTIDTPISAETMRYATLWPNINNTEELNKRNIDLRDPEQTFADAMQWMVHAGHLDAGLCPKL; the protein is encoded by the coding sequence ATGAAAGTATTGGTAACTGGCGGTACGGGTTTTGTAGGCTCCCATGTGGCACGGCAACTATTGGCCTCAGGTCACGACGTGTGTTTGTTGGTGCGCAGTGTTGAGAAAGCGCAGCGATACTATGCACAGTTTGATATTGCTGCGCCGTCCTACATTCAGGGTGATATTACCGATAAATTGTCAGTGGAAAAAGCGTTACTTGGTTGCGAGGCAGTTGTGCATGCTGCAGCGGGCACCCCGATTAATATCGACTCTGTTGACGCGCTGTTTGCAATCAATGTGGGTGGGGTAAAAAATGTGGTGGCGGCGGCTTTGGCTCAAGGGGTTACACGTATTGTTTGTATCTCCAGCATCACTGCTATTTTTAATACCGATGGTAGCAAGGTCACTGCAGATGCTGAGCCAGTACCGTCTAAAATGCCTTATGGTCAAAGCAAAGTTGAAGCAGAATGGTATTTGCGGCAATTGCAGGCAGAGGGTAAACCGATTGCGATAGTCTATCCCGGCGGTATTATTGGTCCGGAAGACCCAGGCTTTTCTGATACGTTTAAAGCCTTGAAGCATCGGGTGGAAAATGGTTTTCGTTTATTTGATGACGGCGGTATGCAACATGTCGATGTGCGTGACCTGGCTGCATTAATTAATAGCTTGATTGTCGATGGGGGCAGTGGTCGTTTTTTAATTCCCGGTGTCTATCGTAGCTGGGTGCAATTAGCGGATATTGTGGAGTCGGTGTCTGGCTGTACCTTGCAACGAATCCCTGCAAAAGGTTGGAAGCTGAGACTGATCGGCAGTATCACCGATGTCTTGCGAAAATTTAAAACTATTGATACGCCGATTTCTGCAGAAACCATGCGTTATGCCACGCTCTGGCCGAATATAAACAATACCGAAGAATTGAACAAAAGAAACATTGATCTGCGCGACCCGGAACAAACCTTTGCAGATGCCATGCAGTGGATGGTCCATGCAGGTCATCTTGATGCGGGCTTATGCCCCAAACTTTAA
- a CDS encoding TIGR03619 family F420-dependent LLM class oxidoreductase yields the protein MKFWQSLAFVEMDQMVELACFCETLGFHGVSYGDHLVTTKEQVDEYLYRQSGNIFWNPETHWPDPWVITAALAQATTRLHFLTTVFILPLRDPISVAKAISTAAFMSNDRVTLGAGVGWQKAEFEMVGQNFHTRGKRADEMLQIIPALMRGEITEYHGQFYDIPAVKMAPATNQPVPIMVGGYAPAAMRRAATVNGWMATSHDEQEIYPLLDTLNEIRQQQGNADKPFDIWTGVKNPGDGTHERLKAAGVTMVNGTNFLDENGQATLSSIDDKKRRLEQFANQFLK from the coding sequence ATGAAATTTTGGCAATCTTTGGCTTTCGTAGAAATGGATCAAATGGTCGAACTTGCCTGCTTCTGTGAAACGCTGGGATTTCATGGCGTGTCTTATGGCGATCATCTGGTTACCACTAAAGAGCAAGTCGATGAATATTTATATCGACAAAGCGGCAATATTTTCTGGAACCCTGAAACTCATTGGCCCGACCCCTGGGTGATTACTGCGGCACTGGCACAAGCAACTACACGGCTGCATTTTCTCACCACCGTTTTTATCCTGCCTTTGCGTGACCCGATCAGTGTTGCCAAAGCAATTTCCACAGCGGCATTCATGTCGAATGATCGCGTCACGTTGGGCGCAGGTGTTGGCTGGCAAAAAGCTGAATTTGAAATGGTAGGTCAGAATTTTCATACCCGGGGTAAACGCGCCGATGAAATGCTGCAAATTATTCCCGCCTTAATGCGCGGTGAAATCACTGAATACCACGGTCAGTTTTACGATATCCCTGCGGTAAAAATGGCTCCCGCTACCAACCAGCCAGTACCGATTATGGTTGGTGGCTACGCGCCTGCAGCTATGCGTCGTGCGGCAACGGTCAATGGCTGGATGGCTACCAGCCATGACGAGCAAGAGATTTATCCCTTACTCGACACTTTGAATGAGATTCGCCAACAACAAGGCAATGCTGATAAACCTTTTGATATCTGGACCGGGGTAAAAAATCCCGGCGATGGCACCCACGAACGTCTTAAAGCCGCGGGTGTCACCATGGTTAATGGCACTAATTTTCTTGATGAAAATGGTCAAGCGACACTTTCCAGCATCGACGATAAAAAAAGGCGACTGGAGCAGTTTGCTAATCAGTTTTTAAAATAA
- a CDS encoding ferredoxin, giving the protein MALKIIIDRDLCQGHSVCMGEVPEVFDVVEEDEGYPMVKVLMENPPEELREKVMKAAKYCPNHVITVIDE; this is encoded by the coding sequence ATGGCATTAAAAATCATTATTGATCGGGATTTATGTCAGGGCCATAGCGTCTGTATGGGCGAGGTACCCGAAGTATTCGATGTGGTCGAGGAAGATGAAGGGTATCCAATGGTTAAGGTATTAATGGAAAATCCTCCGGAAGAACTTCGCGAAAAAGTAATGAAAGCGGCAAAGTATTGTCCGAACCATGTTATTACTGTGATTGACGAATAG
- a CDS encoding cytochrome P450, protein MTEAAHVDLKLPPKVSGEKPDIGHMEEFGVNFAKFLLRCNQECGELAEFNMGGQQTVLMSGPDAQEAFFKTLDSKLSRAASYQATVPVFGRGVIFDAPPEKMKTQLKIQVDALRYQNMKNYAAVIAEEVDQWIAEWGDEGELDFADEFIRLTLHTACHCLLGKDFRLRMTDEFKRLYHDLEKGLQAIAFVDPYMQQPIFEARDNARARLQELISDIIAERRANSDKVYGDALETFMSGTYKDGSFLTDNEVTGLVIATMFAGHHTSSGTAAWTLIEIARNPQQAAEVVAEVDALFTDDQPLSFESLREIPKLERFIEEVLRIHPPLVLLMRRVMEDIDYNGTLIAEGKTVAASTYGSHRNPDFFPDPEKFDFHREKPDTLWAFIPFGGGPHKCAGNAFALMQLKSIFAALLRRYTFELVDPSDSYQDDLSAMVLKPSSPSRLRYRRR, encoded by the coding sequence ATGACTGAAGCTGCGCATGTAGATTTAAAGTTGCCACCGAAGGTTAGTGGTGAAAAACCTGATATCGGTCATATGGAGGAGTTCGGCGTCAACTTTGCAAAGTTTTTATTGCGCTGTAACCAGGAGTGCGGTGAGCTGGCCGAGTTCAATATGGGTGGTCAACAAACGGTGTTGATGAGTGGGCCTGACGCACAGGAAGCGTTTTTTAAAACGCTGGATAGTAAGTTGAGTCGCGCGGCATCGTATCAGGCCACCGTGCCGGTGTTTGGCCGTGGCGTAATTTTTGATGCGCCACCAGAAAAAATGAAAACGCAGCTTAAAATTCAGGTGGATGCACTGCGTTACCAGAATATGAAAAATTACGCCGCCGTGATTGCCGAAGAAGTTGACCAGTGGATTGCCGAGTGGGGCGATGAAGGCGAACTGGATTTTGCTGATGAATTTATTCGTTTAACCTTGCACACCGCCTGTCACTGTTTATTGGGTAAAGATTTTCGATTGCGCATGACCGATGAATTTAAGCGTCTTTACCATGATTTGGAAAAAGGTTTACAGGCGATAGCTTTTGTTGACCCCTATATGCAACAACCGATTTTCGAGGCGCGGGATAATGCGCGCGCACGATTGCAGGAACTGATCAGCGACATTATTGCCGAGCGTCGTGCCAATAGCGACAAAGTCTATGGGGATGCCCTGGAAACCTTTATGTCGGGCACTTACAAGGATGGTTCTTTTTTAACGGACAATGAAGTCACCGGCTTGGTTATCGCAACCATGTTTGCCGGCCACCATACCAGTTCCGGTACTGCGGCCTGGACCTTGATTGAAATAGCCCGCAACCCGCAACAGGCGGCGGAAGTGGTCGCCGAAGTGGATGCGCTATTTACAGATGATCAGCCCTTGAGCTTTGAATCGCTGCGTGAAATCCCTAAGCTGGAACGATTTATTGAAGAAGTATTGCGCATACATCCGCCGCTGGTGTTGTTAATGCGCCGGGTGATGGAAGATATTGATTACAACGGCACGTTGATTGCTGAAGGTAAAACAGTCGCAGCTTCGACTTATGGCTCCCATCGCAATCCGGATTTTTTTCCCGATCCGGAAAAATTTGATTTTCATCGTGAAAAACCCGATACCCTGTGGGCATTTATTCCCTTCGGTGGCGGGCCGCACAAGTGCGCAGGCAATGCTTTTGCCTTGATGCAACTTAAATCGATCTTTGCTGCGTTACTGCGTCGTTATACCTTTGAATTGGTAGATCCATCGGATAGTTATCAGGATGATTTATCAGCCATGGTATTAAAACCTTCATCACCCAGCCGCTTGCGTTACCGGCGCCGTTAA
- a CDS encoding TetR/AcrR family transcriptional regulator, producing MNSPKTSKRELTRKKVILAAINCIYKEGFHEAHTNKIAEAADVSWGVLQYHFGDKDGLLQAVLDYIFEDFAQTLSTAEIDDSDLHNRVRQLIDVVWSLVNKKEYRVSIAILRNAGKSQKSTIDGQRQVAQWAKKPPHSGTNYFQQAPQPKQSQVARRLLFATLRHG from the coding sequence TTGAATAGCCCAAAAACCAGCAAACGTGAACTCACTCGCAAGAAAGTCATACTGGCGGCGATCAACTGCATTTACAAAGAAGGTTTTCACGAAGCGCATACCAATAAAATAGCCGAAGCAGCGGACGTATCATGGGGTGTTTTGCAATACCATTTTGGTGATAAGGATGGTTTGCTGCAGGCTGTCCTCGATTATATATTTGAAGATTTTGCCCAAACCCTCAGCACGGCTGAAATTGACGACAGCGATTTGCACAACCGCGTACGCCAATTGATCGATGTCGTGTGGTCACTGGTCAATAAAAAAGAATACCGCGTATCCATTGCCATCTTGCGCAATGCCGGCAAAAGCCAAAAATCGACTATCGATGGCCAGCGCCAAGTCGCCCAGTGGGCAAAAAAACCTCCACACTCTGGGACGAATTATTTTCAGCAAGCGCCACAACCCAAGCAAAGCCAGGTCGCCCGCAGGCTATTGTTCGCAACACTGCGGCATGGTTGA
- a CDS encoding mechanosensitive ion channel family protein, protein MDIKSVSTIADDFIHTAQFAISDANTYIQLLVLVVIYIFSFTVAYKIRHSFGLTHNEPLQGAHPVRKLAFRIGEILFPLLAIMILQVSTKAGESLAFTPWLIESAIAIAVLLFFNSLIRVFVHGKFPASLFRWVGLPIILLHLLGWLLPVIKALEEISLEVGNINISAYGVTRVLIFGSFLFWLGRVSNNFGKAVIRNHDSLDVPTKEVFSKLFEVVLFCIVALLLLNVMGVNLTTLAVFGGAVGVGLGLGLQSIASNFISGIIILLDRSLTVGDFVELDDGQKGFVREFRMRYTVLETYDGKDILVPNEKFISSSMVNWTHKDPKQRYRVSIFRYLMPQMFVVWSN, encoded by the coding sequence ATGGACATAAAATCAGTTTCGACCATTGCAGATGACTTTATACACACCGCTCAGTTCGCTATCAGTGATGCCAACACCTATATTCAATTACTTGTTCTCGTCGTTATTTACATTTTTTCTTTCACCGTTGCTTATAAAATAAGGCATAGTTTCGGCCTAACTCATAATGAGCCATTACAGGGTGCCCATCCAGTTCGCAAACTTGCTTTTAGAATTGGTGAGATATTATTCCCATTATTAGCAATTATGATACTTCAGGTATCAACTAAAGCAGGTGAAAGTCTAGCGTTCACTCCTTGGCTAATCGAATCAGCAATAGCCATTGCAGTATTATTATTTTTTAATTCTTTAATACGCGTTTTTGTTCACGGTAAATTCCCAGCATCTTTGTTTAGATGGGTTGGGTTGCCCATAATTTTGTTACATTTACTAGGATGGTTACTGCCTGTTATTAAGGCCCTCGAAGAAATATCACTGGAGGTCGGTAATATAAATATTTCTGCTTACGGTGTTACCAGGGTCCTCATTTTTGGTAGTTTCTTATTTTGGCTGGGTCGCGTTTCAAACAATTTTGGTAAAGCGGTGATAAGGAATCACGATTCTCTTGATGTACCTACTAAGGAAGTATTTAGCAAGCTTTTTGAGGTTGTTCTTTTCTGTATAGTGGCTCTGCTGCTGTTAAATGTTATGGGGGTCAATCTGACAACGCTGGCAGTATTTGGTGGCGCTGTCGGTGTAGGGCTAGGGTTAGGCTTACAGTCTATCGCTTCAAATTTTATATCGGGGATCATCATCTTGCTCGATCGCTCACTGACAGTTGGTGACTTTGTAGAATTAGATGATGGGCAAAAAGGATTTGTCCGAGAATTTAGAATGCGCTATACCGTATTAGAAACCTACGACGGTAAAGATATTTTAGTTCCAAATGAAAAGTTCATTTCTTCTTCGATGGTCAATTGGACTCACAAAGACCCAAAGCAAAGATACCGTGTGTCGATTTTTCGGTACCTTATGCCACAGATGTTCGTAGTATGGTCGAATTGA
- a CDS encoding LLM class F420-dependent oxidoreductase, producing the protein MHLAFSSMNTPNDPHPAVLAKALEERGFESLWYGEHSHIPCSRQTPYPPGGEMPDPYKMMLDPYLSLMTAANATTTLRFGTGIALLMERDIFSQAKTIATLDRLSNGRLMIGTGVGWNQEEFENANPHPFKKRYSVLRETVAATRKLWTEAEPSYQGEFIKFDPVWAEPKPVQTGGPKIFMGAMGPLGRKHAAEWADGWYPVDVAMGDVAKTLAAFKEEVKAAGRNPQDVEINIQIMNAIDLDILKSYRDMGVQRATIGVSMDLWDKPESVMPMIDEFAKVIPELKA; encoded by the coding sequence ATGCATCTGGCCTTTAGCTCAATGAATACCCCCAACGATCCACACCCGGCAGTACTTGCCAAGGCACTGGAAGAGCGAGGTTTTGAATCGCTTTGGTATGGCGAGCACAGCCATATCCCCTGTTCACGGCAAACACCTTACCCGCCCGGTGGTGAAATGCCAGATCCCTATAAAATGATGTTAGATCCCTATTTGTCATTAATGACGGCGGCGAATGCAACCACCACTTTACGTTTTGGTACAGGGATCGCGCTGTTAATGGAGCGTGATATTTTTTCCCAGGCAAAAACCATTGCGACATTGGATCGTTTGTCTAATGGCCGCCTGATGATTGGCACGGGTGTGGGTTGGAATCAGGAAGAATTTGAAAACGCGAACCCACATCCGTTTAAAAAACGCTACAGTGTATTGCGTGAAACGGTAGCCGCAACGCGTAAATTGTGGACTGAAGCTGAGCCTTCTTATCAGGGGGAGTTTATTAAGTTTGATCCGGTATGGGCAGAACCCAAGCCTGTGCAAACCGGCGGTCCCAAAATTTTTATGGGGGCGATGGGACCGTTGGGCAGAAAACATGCGGCCGAGTGGGCAGATGGTTGGTACCCAGTTGATGTGGCGATGGGGGATGTAGCCAAAACCCTTGCCGCTTTTAAGGAAGAAGTGAAAGCGGCAGGGCGCAACCCGCAGGATGTGGAAATTAATATTCAAATTATGAATGCCATTGACCTCGATATTTTAAAATCCTATCGGGATATGGGCGTACAGCGGGCTACTATCGGTGTGTCTATGGATTTATGGGATAAGCCAGAGTCCGTGATGCCGATGATTGATGAGTTTGCTAAAGTGATTCCGGAATTAAAAGCTTAA
- a CDS encoding TIGR03857 family LLM class F420-dependent oxidoreductase — MCSAALAVTERVKVATAATNIHTRHPLLLASMCSSLHSLSGGRFELGLARGVAIRNQLMGLENVNNQQMVDGLTVLRTLWRGEKVMGYEGPLGQLPYLNMGDWLDADIPIYFVGFGEKSLAFAGQHFNGVHLHTFITPAGLGRVRKAIAEGATKANRNAAEIKICSVMATLINPDRTAHLQKRVARMATYMQAPGYAEMLVALNGWDPAVLTAFREHPLVSSMLGGIDSVATLEQLEEIEQLIPSEWLAAAAVGSPEECALRIQQEFGHGVDEVCIHASTPAEFAPVIDAYRALKNKG; from the coding sequence ATCTGCTCGGCGGCACTGGCGGTCACTGAGAGAGTTAAGGTCGCCACCGCCGCCACCAATATTCATACACGCCATCCGCTACTCCTTGCCTCCATGTGCAGTTCGCTGCACAGCCTATCTGGCGGCCGTTTTGAATTGGGTTTGGCGCGGGGTGTCGCCATTCGCAATCAGTTAATGGGTCTTGAAAATGTCAACAATCAGCAGATGGTGGATGGTTTAACCGTGTTGCGTACCTTATGGCGAGGGGAAAAGGTTATGGGCTATGAGGGCCCGTTAGGTCAATTACCTTACCTCAATATGGGGGATTGGTTGGATGCTGATATACCTATTTATTTTGTGGGGTTTGGCGAGAAAAGTTTGGCTTTCGCCGGGCAGCACTTTAACGGTGTACATCTGCACACCTTTATTACTCCGGCCGGGCTCGGTCGGGTGCGAAAGGCGATTGCTGAGGGCGCTACCAAAGCGAACCGTAATGCCGCTGAGATAAAAATATGCAGTGTGATGGCAACATTGATTAATCCGGATCGGACCGCCCATTTACAAAAACGGGTAGCGCGAATGGCGACCTATATGCAGGCGCCTGGCTACGCTGAAATGTTGGTAGCACTGAATGGTTGGGATCCCGCGGTGCTAACCGCTTTTCGGGAGCATCCACTGGTAAGTTCTATGTTGGGTGGCATTGATAGTGTTGCAACGCTGGAACAATTAGAGGAAATTGAACAATTGATTCCGTCTGAGTGGTTAGCTGCAGCTGCTGTAGGCAGCCCTGAGGAATGTGCTTTGCGGATTCAGCAGGAGTTTGGGCATGGGGTAGATGAAGTGTGCATTCATGCGTCGACGCCAGCAGAGTTTGCCCCTGTTATTGATGCTTACCGCGCACTTAAAAATAAGGGTTAA
- the rsgA gene encoding ribosome small subunit-dependent GTPase A, translated as MNNLLSLASLGWQPFFQQQLHLDEWDNAIPARVLEHHKSEIEVASEAGRQSIQLTHLCPSLTVGDWILLDGEKRITRVLERKSCFRRKASGSKVSVQLIAANVDTAFIVCSLNDDFNLNRIERYLSLTHEAQVEPVIVLTKADLCPGADDLRNQVQQLDSLLCVEALNGLDHESSGVLLNWCTPGKTVVMLGSSGAGKSTLTNTLLGTPLQSTSGIREDDSKGRHTTTRRSLLVMPNDAMILDTPGMRELQLTDCEQGVAVTFADIEAVARQCRYGNCQHDSEPECAVKDAIESGELEERRLYSYRKLLREQEINSASLAERRANDKELSRYYARTQQQAKRIKRG; from the coding sequence GTGAATAATTTATTATCTTTAGCCAGCCTTGGTTGGCAGCCTTTTTTTCAACAACAACTGCACCTCGATGAGTGGGATAATGCTATCCCGGCGAGAGTATTAGAACACCACAAATCTGAAATTGAAGTCGCGTCAGAAGCAGGCAGGCAGTCCATTCAACTCACCCACTTGTGCCCGTCTTTAACCGTTGGTGACTGGATATTACTGGACGGAGAGAAACGTATTACTCGGGTGTTAGAGCGCAAGAGTTGTTTTCGACGCAAGGCTTCTGGTAGCAAAGTCTCAGTGCAACTAATTGCCGCTAATGTTGATACCGCTTTTATAGTTTGCTCGCTGAATGACGACTTTAATTTAAATCGCATTGAGCGCTACTTAAGCCTTACCCACGAGGCGCAGGTAGAGCCGGTTATCGTACTCACCAAAGCCGATCTTTGCCCTGGCGCTGATGATTTACGCAATCAGGTGCAGCAATTGGATTCGCTTCTTTGTGTCGAAGCGCTCAATGGGTTAGACCACGAAAGCAGTGGTGTTTTATTAAATTGGTGCACACCGGGCAAAACGGTGGTTATGTTAGGCTCATCTGGTGCGGGCAAATCAACGCTCACCAATACACTACTGGGAACACCATTGCAGAGCACATCTGGAATTCGTGAAGATGATAGCAAGGGTAGGCATACCACCACCCGTCGCTCATTACTGGTAATGCCTAATGATGCCATGATTTTAGATACGCCCGGTATGCGTGAGCTGCAATTGACAGATTGTGAGCAGGGCGTGGCTGTAACCTTTGCTGACATCGAAGCCGTCGCCAGGCAATGCCGATATGGCAATTGCCAACACGATAGCGAGCCTGAGTGTGCGGTTAAAGACGCTATAGAATCAGGCGAGCTGGAGGAGCGCAGACTATACAGCTACCGCAAGCTACTCCGAGAGCAGGAAATCAACAGTGCAAGCTTGGCGGAACGCCGTGCCAACGACAAAGAGTTAAGCCGCTATTACGCTAGAACTCAACAACAAGCTAAGCGGATAAAACGCGGTTAG